The genomic interval GTTTCTGCGAATGGTTTGTTCCCGATGACCTTCAATTAAGACTTCAAATTGATTCGATACAATCGTACGTGCTGTAAGTTCTGCTAATAGCGGGGAAACGGTTATATTTAAATTATAAAGTGCCTTTGAAATCGGCTCCTTAAATTGACTAGGTACTGCTACATAGGCTAGTCGTAACCCCGGTGCTAATGATTTAGATAAACTTGCAATATAGATGACCTGTTCTGGAGCAAATGATGCGACTGCTGGAAGTTGCTTTTGGTTGAGAAGGTGGTACGAGCCATCTTCAATAATGAACTGATTATACTTTTTGGCAATTGCTGCAATCCTTTTTCGATTCTCGACCGACATAAAGGAAGCTGTCGGATTATGATAATCTGGAATCAAGTAAATACCTTTAATATTTTCATTTTTACACGCATATTCAAAAGACGTTGGACTCATTTCATAGTTCTCTGATTTTATCGGTACTATTTGCACACTAAGCATTGCTGCAACAGTCTTTAATCCAGGATATGTATGATCATCAACACCAATGCGATCTCCAGGCTTACAAAGACTTGCCAATGTAGCAGCAATCGCATTTTGACCCCCATTTGCAAATAAAATGTGATCAACGGTTGTTTCAAACCCACCTCTTCGGATTAGCTTTATAGCTGCATCCTTTTGCCAAAGGCTTTCGCCTGTCCGGCCATAACCAAACCATTTTTCATAATCTGTCTCTTGCAGCATACTTTTTAGTTGGAGTAGCAGTGGCTCGTACGAAGCATTATCTGGTAGTGTTGCTCCCATTTCAATTAAATGCTTCGGCTTTGTATCTTCAAGTAAATACGCATTCGACAATGCATCATACGATACAAATGTGCCACTTCCGACAGCTGCACTTAGTAAGCCCTTTAACTCACAAACTTTAAAAGCTTTTGAAATGGTACTTAAATTTAAATCCAAATAATCAGCCAGTTCTCTCTGCGGAGGAAGTTTTGTTCCAGGTAGTAAAACTCCGTTTAATATATCCTGTTCCAATTGCCCTGCGATTGCTTGATAAATAGGCTTTTTAGTTTTATCAATCGATGGCTTCCAGCTCATTGGATAGTTTTCAAAAGAATTAATCGGCATGATACGCATCCTTTTTCACACAATTATATGATTGTACCATTTATAAAACAATTATAATTTTCTTTAATATTATGCCTTTTAGTGAATATCCGAGCAGCGATTCTTTTTACTTAACTTTTTCGAACGAAAATAGGAAAAGCTGAATAAGGATGAATCCTTAATTATAACGCTTGTACCCTTTATTACACTAACTGCACCGTTAGCCATCCATGAAGCGCAAAAATCAGCGCTTCACCACAGAGAATGAAAAAATACTAAGATGTCTATAATGGTTCTTAATCCAGTCAACCAATCTATAGATCAATGAATTGCAGCTCTCTTTTTTTACGAACTAGAAGGGCCTTCTTTGGTGTTGTCTTTTTTTGTAATAAGAGAAGTTTATTTTCATGGTAGTTGAAGAAGCACAATACATTTAAGAAATACAAATTTAATTTATTCCGCCTCAAAATGGCTCATTTTACTGATGCACCTTTTGTTAATTTGTTTTCGTTTGGCTACTTAATTAGTGACTACCAAATGAATAATCCGACTACCATAGCACTTAACAAGGAGACAGCCATCCCACTCACTAACATCTTCCATACATTTCTTCCGATGATATGTGATTTTTGTTCATCTAGAATAGAATTAAACGTTCCGTAAATCATGCCAACTGTACTGAAATTTGCGAATGAAGTTAAAAAAGTCACTGCTACCGCAATAGTATGCGGAGCCAATCCTCTAATCTGATCTTTTAAGTCGAGCATTGCAACAAACTCATTTGTAGCCAGTTTTATTCCCATTAATTGAGCTACATACATAGCATCGTCTCCAGTTAAACCTAGCAAATATGCAAATGGGCTAAAAATAATGGAGAATATTTTTTGTATGGTCAAACCGTGAACAAATACTCCTAATATACCATTTACAGCCGCTGTTAAAGCTACATATCCAATAACCATAGCTGTGATAACAATGACCATTCTTATGCCAACAAGCATGCTGTTTGAAATAGTTGAAAAGAAATCCTTTCGTTCCCCTTTATCAGGAACGTAAACAATATCTTCTTCTTTGCTCACCTTTATCGGGTTCAGCATGTTTGCTATCAGTAAGGCATTCAAACAATTTAATGGAATAGCAACAAATACATAAGTAGCAGGCACCATAGATAAATATGCTCCAATGATTGAGCCGCTGATGCTGCTCATACTCATAATTCCGAACGTCAGCAGACGCTGCTCTCTTAATACACTTAATTGATGGCGAATAACCGCCAACGCTTCAGTGTTTCCAAGAAACATCATCTGAATAGAAAAAAAGCTCTCTAGCTTTGGCAGACCTGATAGTTTGGAGATGAGCCAGCCTACTTTATCGATGAGCCATGTCAATATCCCGAAATAGGTTAAAATGTCAAAGAAAGTGACAATGAATATAATTGGCATTAAGGCACTAAAAAAGAAATCAATTTGCTCGTTTCCCATCGCTGATGGGAATACAAACGAGATCCCTTGATTTGCACAATCAACTAACCATGTAAAAAAGGATGCAATTTGATTAATGACCCACGTGCCTATGGTAGTTGATAGCATGAACCATGTCATAAGCAATTCAGCGATCAACAAAAATAAAATAGCTTTCCATTTAACATCCCGTTTTTCAGGCGAACATAAGTAAACCAAACCAATTACCACAAATACCCCGATTACATTTAATAGAAAGTACAATGATTAACATCTCCTTATCTCTACCATCTCCAAGCGACTTAATTTAATGTTTGTTTTTTTTACATCTTTCATGTACCTAGAAACGAAATTATATCAATGAACCAATAACCAATAACCAAAAGCCAAAGTACTTTAATAAAGTTAAAAAAATAAAAAGGTAACATTACACAGGGGAACGTTACCTTTTTTCAGCAATACATTTTATTATTTTTCAGATGATATGACAGTAATCACGGTTATATCTTTTCGATATAGCAAGTGTACTCGAATTAATAAACTCTCTCTCATTTATCAAAATCCCTTCTTTAACTAAACTGTCCCGTTCGTATTATAAGGTCAGCCAGTTATTTCTGGTTGACCATTTTTTATATGGTTTTATCCTATCAGTAGCCAGGGTAGAACGTAACTGCCCGTGGGGCTTTGACCCCGTCAGCTAAACCGTTCGCCCCTACTTGTAGAAACATGATTGAGGCTGGTTGGGACGTAGATCTCGTATAACAAGCGAAGCTGTGACACTGCATGGAGGATTAGGAGTTACTGGCAAATGACTAGTCTAGGAGGAGATTCAGAATGAATCCAGTCGTTGGTCTGGATGTTTCAAAAGGGGAAAGTCAAGTTCAGGCATTTTTAGATAAAGGCAAACCATATCGTAAGAGCTTTAAAGTTTCTCATACTGTTGAGGGGCTTAATTCACTTGTAGCGTTTCTTGAGGATGTTAAAAGAGGGTCTGGAAAAAAGCCTTCAGTCATTTTAGAGGCTACTGGGCATTATCAAACTCCAGTCGTTCACTACTTGGAAGAGCGTGGGTATTTATTGATTATCATCAACCCTTTGATTTCATATAAGGCAAGAGGGTCAAGTTTAAGAAAAGTAAAGACCGATGCCATTGATGCCTATCTTCTCTGTGAGTTGTTCTATAAGGAGGAGTTAGAACCATATAAAAAGCGTGGGGTTCAGTTATTAAACCTTCGTAATCTGACAAGACAACATGAAAATATAACGGGCGTTATGATCCAAACAAAGCTGCAATTTCAGGCAGTGCTTGAACAAGTGTTTCCTGAATATAAAGGGGTTTTTGGAGATTTATATTCTGTGGTGTCACTCTTAACTCTTTCAGAGTTCCCTTCTTCAGAAGACATTCTCAAGGCAAGTGAAGAAGCCATTACAGACAAGATATTTGAGTTATGTAAAAGTAGATCTATCAAATGGGCAAATGAAAAAGCCATTCAGCTTAAAGCTGCAGCAGCCCGTAATCCTTTTGAAAAGACTGTTTATCAAAGTCATATTTTAAGCCTAGGTATGTATATAAATATTCTTCTTCAGTACAAAGAGCATCTATCAAAGTTAGAGACAGAGATAGACGCTCTCGCTAAAGAAATTGAAGAATATACTATTATCAAATCTATCCCAGGCATTGGAGAAAAAATCGCGGCAACGATTATTTCTGAAGTTGGTGAAATAGATCGATTTAACCATCCTAAAAAGCTTGTAGCCTTCGCTGGAGTGGATCCTAGTGTATTCGAATCTGGTAAGTTTACAGCTACCAAGAATCGCATCACAAAACGAAGATCTAGTAGACTTCGTCATGCATTATATATGGCAGTTCGCTGTGCCATTCGTGATTGTCGCAAGAAGAAAACGACTGATGAAATTATCCCTCGCAACAAAAAAATGCGTGAGTTTTACGATAAAAAACGTGAAGAAGGAAAGCCTTTTAAAGTGGCTATTATCGCTTGTGTAAATAAGCTCTTACATTGGATTTATGCCTTATTAAAAAATAAAACAACTTTCCAAGATATAGCTTAAAAACTATGTCTAACTAAATAACTCAAAACTTTCCATCCAAGAGAAAACGGAAGGTTATTTGGTATGCGCTTTTTAGTATATCATCGATGATTTTAATCTTTTATCGATGATTTTAATCTTTTATTGAAAAATATTGACAAACTATTAGCTGGTTTAGTTTAAGTGAAAACATTCACAATCTCTTCGCCTTTACCAATTTCCTTTAATCGTGTTGTTCAACAATCTGGCCCGTTTGTTGAATAAGAAAAAATCCTGTTGATGTCAACGGGATTTATGAACAAACTTTATTCAAAATCAACAAAAGTTACATTCTCTGATAACCAGAGTTGTAGTACAAGAGTGTCTAGACTTTTGTGTCATTTTTCGAGAGTGTCTAGAGCTTTGTGTCAAAAAACAAGAGCGTCAGGAGTTTTGTGTCAATAATTATTGACACAAAACTCTAGACCATTAAGAGATAAACCTTGTTGTAATCATGTTTTTATAGTCTGAACTTTTGTGTCACTCGTCATGACGGTTGACACAAAAGTCCTTACTATTTTGACGCAAAAATCTTTACTAAGGTTTTTAAAATTATTTAAATTAATCTTTTTATAATTGTTACTTAACATATTAAAAGATTAATTCTGTAAATTATTTATTATTTTTATATTTACAGGATAGTCAGGGATTTTGTGTCACTTCGCATAGCAGTAAAGACTTTTCTGTCATTTTTTTTGACACAAAAGTCCTTACTTTTTTAGAATAAATGCTAATATAAAAGGATTTAATAGTAAAGACTTTTGTGTCAATCCTCAATAAATGTTCGTTAAATTAAAAATTGCCCTTAATTCGTCAACTTGCAGACTCCCTTCAAGTAAGCCGCAATATAAAATTAATGGCATATGAGCTTAGCTGCCTGTTCAATTAGAGCGCTCGATTGTTGAAAATCACTCAAGCTTCTATTAGCTGGGTTTGTTCAATAAGAAAAGGAGGTGTCGAAGCAACCTTCCTTTATTGAACTAAAGTCCCCTTTCGTTAAAAAAGAATACTCATTATTCATTTATTTCGTAAACTAATTTATCGAATAATTTTCCATCAGTATAAAGCAATATTGCCTATTCTCCTGACTTTGGAATGTTCACACTTGAAGGTGCGTGTGCATCTGCCCCATTATTCTCTCCTCCAAGACCTATCGTCCAACCTGTTGTTATAATTTGATGGACAGTTCCTGTTTCTCTGTGAAAACCAACGACCGTTAGTTCGGTATCTCGGAGGTTTTCAACACCCCAAAGGTGCCACATCCACTTTTGGTCGATGTTTATACTTGGCATATCAGCACCAATAACACCTGATTTATTTTCATTTCCAATAATATTGTCATTGAACATCACGGCTTTTCTATCCCAATCAACTTTATCAAAATCACTTTCTTCGACAAAGTTTGGTATATCTTTAGGTAAGATCAACTTACTTTCAACTGTTTCATTTGAAGAGCAACCCACAACTAAAATAAGCATACTCAAGAAAATAAAAACCATAAATTTTAGTTTCAAAAAATCCTCCCCTTATTTTTTACTTTTATTTCCAACTATAGCATTACTAAATATTCTTGTTAAACCTGTAACATTAGTTTAAATATCATTCTTCACAAACTCACCATACTGAGGTTAATTAATACCAATTTTGATTGAGATTCTTATTCAATTATCTGGCCCTTTAAATAATAAAGACGCGTTCCTAAATAAACGCGCCCTTTAACGGAATAACACAACTTACATAAGTACCATCCCTCCTCAAATTAACATCACCTGTATAAACGTTTCAAACGTACATATCGAGCCAGAAAAAAGAAAATCTCTTAACAAGCAGGAGGTTTTCAACTAATTATAGAAGAAACTTGTTAGAAACAGGAGCATCTGCTTAAAACGAGACAGCTTCTTTACTTGATTTAAAACGCTCTGGGATCTCTGAAACCCTTAACCCACCATCTAGAACTACTAAAATACGTTTACTCAGATTATCATTTCCGGTAATCTTCGCTTTCATAATAACCAACCACGCTACACCGTGCACTTTTGAAACGAGTATAACTTAGCTTGATATCAATACAATAGCCTTTGCTTCCTAAGCAAAGGCTACCTTTTTTGGCGAGTTTCTTCTATACATTTTATTTCTAAAAAAGAAGAAGACTATTTTTTCATTTCAAATAACGCAGCATTTGGCCATAATTTCTTGTCCAAATCATCTAGATAAGGAACTTCTTTGCGTACATCTGGAATAATTGAAAAATCTACGTCATGAATTAGAATACTCTGCTCTGTTGTTGATGCTTCACATAGGACCTCACCGTTCGGAGCAACAAGTTTACTCTTTCCACAGCTTCCCTCATTTACTGTGTTCACGCCAAGAATATAAACCGTATTATCGAGTGCACGTGCAGGAAGTTGAATATCCCATCTTGTTTCAGCCCCGTAGCTCCATACAGAAGGAACAATAATAAGTTCCACACCCTGAAGAGCAAGAATTCGGCTCGGTTCAGGAAATTCAATATCTGCACAAATAAGAACACCTATCTTCCCTTTGGATGTGTCAATTGCATTGTAAGCTCTGTCACCAGGAGTAAAAATTTCCTTCTCCCTTCCCCACAAAAATGATTTCCTATAGGTAGCAATAACTTCCCCTGTTGACTCAATAACTGCTAGAGAAATGTAAAGCTTTCCATTTTCTCCCCCTCTACATAAGGTACGATTAGCACTACTCTTAATTTTTTTGCGAGATTTTGAAATAAGGAAACGGTCTCCCCAGTTGGCACCTCTTGCAACAATTGGAATTGTTCCTTGGATAAATAATAACCACTCACCCAAAGCTCAGGTAATACAATTAGTTCAGCTCCCTGCTTAACTGCCTCTTCCACCATTTCTATACAATTTTCAATATTTTTATCCCTCTAACCAGGGAAAGCTTGCATTTGAACCGCGGCAACTTTCAACATCCAAAGCACATCCTTTTCTAAAATGAATATTTTCAGACTATTTTGAACTTTATATCTAATTTAATCATATTTTATTTTTATTACTCAAGCAATAAAAATTTCTTTTTGTAATTAATTTTGAATTTTTTATTTCAAAAATTCTAAAAATTGTGTATTATGTAATAAAGTTACTCCTGTTTTTGTTTAGATAATTAGTTTTTCGCATTAAAAACGTTTGCAAATTATTATTTTGGGAGGTCTTATATGAAGAAACAACAGAATGAGTTAGAACAGTCGCTCAGTGCTCGTCACATGTCAATGATTGCTATTGGAGGCGTCATCGGTGCAGGACTTTTTGTAGGAAGTGACGTTGCCATACACAAAATCGGGCTTGGTATTTTAAGTTCGATTTAAAAACGTGTAAGAAAATCTCACATAAAGATTGCTTTTTTAAAAAAAGAAGCCCATCATGAAATAAATAATTCTTTTTATTAAAAATTTGAAACATTCATTTTAAATCAGGGGGAAATGTATGAAAAAAGTTAAGATTTCTTTAGCCTACCAAATTTTGATTGGATTAGCATGTGGTATTACAGTTGGAGCTATTTTTTATGGAAATGATCAAGTAGCCACTTATCTGCAGCCTATTGCTGATATTTTTATGCGTGCCATTAAGATGATTGTAGTACCTATTGTAGTTGCATCTATCATTGTTGGTGTTGCTGGAGTAGGAGACTTAAAGAAGATTGGAAAGCTAGGGTTCAAAACTATTCTCTATTTTGAAATTATTACAACGGTCGCTATTGTGGTGGGCTTATTGTTCGGTAATATTTTTCAACCAGGCGCGGGGATCCATATGGATCAATTGTCCAAAACAGATATTACTCAGTATGTAGAAACTACTGAAAATGTGGAGAGTCATAGTTTCGTTGATACATTTGTAAATATTGTTCCAACCAATATTTTTAATGCTTTAGCACAAGGTGACATGTTAGCGATTGTTTTCTTTTCTGTTATATTTGGAACGGGCATAGCAGCAATTGGGGAAAGAGGAAAACCTGTGCTCTCGTTTTTCAAAGGGGTAGGAGATGCCATGTTTTGGGTAACCAATCAAGTAATGAAATTGGCCCCATTTGGTGTATTTGCTTTAATTGGAATTACCGTATCTAAATTTGGTTTATCTTCACTCATTCCCCTCGGAAAGTTAGCTATTCTTGTATATGGAAGTATGTTATTCTTCGTATTAATTGTATTTGGGATTATTGCGAAAATTATAAATATTAAACTCTTTTCTTTAATACGCTTATTAAAAGACGAAATTATGCTTGCTTATTCTACAGCTAGTTCAGAAACGGTCTTACCTCGAGTGATGCAAAAGCTTGAAAGCTATGGATGTCCAAAAGCTATTACATCGTTTGTTATTCCAACTGGCTACACATTTAATTTGGATGGTTCAACATTGTATCAAGCATTAGCAGCTCTTTTTATTGCTCAAATGTATGGAATAGAAATGTCAATTACCCAACAAATTACACTCATGCTTGTTCTAATGTTAACTTCTAAAGGTATTGCTGCTGTTCCAGGCACATCTTTCGTTGTACTATTAGCAACTCTAGGAGCAGTAGGAATTCCTATAGAAGGGTTAGCTTTTATTGCTGGTATTGATAGAATTCTAGATATGGCTCGTACAGCTGTTAATTTAATAGGAAACTCACTAGCAACAGTTGTTATTTCTAAATGGGAGAATCAATTTCAACCTCAAAGAATCCAACCTATCCATACTGCTAATGAAGAAAAGCAGTCTATGATTAGATAAAAATTATTATCATTGTGTTGAATCATTTTTTCGGCAAAAAGCAAATTGATAGTTCAGAGGAAAAAAGCAAACTATCCAAAGATTTGTCCCTACTAAAACAATCAGAAGCAGAATAATTATTGATCCTATCAAAAAGCCTTACCCTTCCACAAAGGAAGAGTAAGGCTTCTTCTTATTCCATTTTCCCTCTTTGGAAAACATCAAAATGGCTCCAGATATCTTCTAATACCTCTAATCGGTCTTGTATATCCTCCTGCTTCTCTTTTCCAACAAACATAATTAAAGCATTAATCAGGCTTAATGGTGCAACAAAGGAGTCAATAAAGCTGGGCATTTGACTAGACACTGTCAACGGAATATCAGCATGAGGAATAAGTGGTGAGAGTAAATTATCAGTAATAGCGATTGTTTTCGCATTTTTTTCTTTTGCAAAGGAAAACATTTGAACCGTGCTCTTCGTATATCGAGAAAAGCTTATACCAATCACCACATCTTCTTCACTTAAATTGTATAATTTTTCTGATGAAGCCTCTAAAGACTGCAACATCTCCACATTATTCAAAACTATTTGAAGATAATACTGTAAAAACACACCAAGGGAAATAGCACTACGGTTAGCGATAACATATACTCTTCTCGCCTGTAATAAGCATTCCACTGCTTTATAAAATTCAGCTTCATCCAATTTCTCCATAGTGGATTTTATATTTGCAATATCATCTTGAAAAACTTCGTAGACCCCTGAATTTCCCCTATTGTATACTTTTTGGGACATTTTCAATCGATCCGTCGTTGTTAGTTGCTGCTGAACAGAACTCTGCATATACTGCTGCATCTCTGGATACCCTGAATAGCCAAGCGAAGTTGCAAACCGTACAACAGTGGCATCACTAACCCCAGCCATTTTCGCCAACTTTCCCACTGTTAAAAAAGGAACCGTTGTTTGATTCTCTAATATATATGTAGCTACTTTTACATGGGACTTACTCATTTCCCCTATTTGTCCAGCGATATTTTGGTAGACATTTGACATAAAAAAGAGTGCTCCTTTTTATAGTATTTTATTTTTAGGAGTATCTTAATCCCTATTATATATGATTATAATTAAACAATAGGTTTTTTCATCCTTTTTTGTCAAGCTAATCTGTAAGGATTAAATGATAAAAAGACCAGATCAAAAGTACAATCACTTTGATCTGGTCTCTTAAAATATAATTCTAACACTCCGTAATTATTTTAAGACTCGTCTAATAGCTTCGTCATGAGCTTCTACAGTTCGAAGAATGTCTTCCTCCGTGTGCACAACAGACATCGAATAACGATTAAGAGGCTTCGTGTAAACGCCCAATTTTAATAACTCATAATCAATTTCTTTTCTTAATTTCGTATCTGCTTGACTCATATCACGATAATTTTTAATTGGATTATCGGATAAGATGATATTAAAGATACTACCCATACCTACTGTTTGCATTTTTAAACCATGTTTTTTGTATACAGCCTCTAGTTGCTTACGTAAGGATTGTGTTTTAGCAAACAACTCATCCATTGTTCCTTCTTGTTCTAATACGTTAATAGTTGCTAAACCAGCAGCTAGTACGGTTGGATGACCATTGTATGTTCCACTATGATATAAAGGATCTTGTTTATCTGTATTTTCTGCTCCAGCTGTTAAAATATCACGCCCGCCTCTAGCTGAGCTAATCATCATAATTTCTTTTTTACCCCCGATAGCCCCTACAGGGAATCCACCACCTAGTACTTTTCCTAAAGCCGTAATATCTGGTTTAATACCATAAATTTTTTGTGCCCCTCCAATGGATATTCTAAACCCTGTTTTTACCTCGTCAAAAATCAACACAATATTAAGTTCCTCTGTCAATTTACGAAGACCATCCATAAATTCTTGTTCAGCAGGAATAAATCCTCCTTGAACTGGTTCTAAAATAACACCTGCTAATTCATGTGCATGGGCACGTAAAATTCTTTCTGTCGCTTCTAAATCATTGAACGGAAGAACGATGGTATTTTCAATGTAGTAATCTGGTAATCCTCTTGATTCTCCAACTGCTTTAGGGGCTGTTGCTTCTCCTGCTTTATCTATATCAGGGTTAACACTCACTAATACTTGATCATATCCCCCATGATAATGCCCTTCAAACTTTGCTATTTTGGATTTTCCAGTATAAGCCACAGCAGTACGAATAGCTAGAAGTGTTGCTTCTAATCCTGAATTCGTATAACGAACCATTTCAATACCAGGATATAATTCTACTAACTTTTCTGCCATTGTTGTTTCCATCTTGTGAGGTGTACCGAAAATAGTTGTACCAGACTCCATCATTTGTTTGGTCACAGCTTCAAATACTTGTTGATGTCCATGACCTAAAATAAGAGCTCCATAACATAATAGATAATCAATATATTCATTACCATCTACATCATATAACTTACTACCTTTTCCCTTTTCCATCATTAATGGGTGTGGATCAAAGTATTTAATATGTGCTGTGACACCACCAGGAATCACTTCACAAGCTTTTTCAAATAATTCAGCTGATTTTTTTGTATTTTCTGACAATAGAGATTTATTTTCTACTACCATAATGAACATCTCCCCTATAAAAATTCAAATTTTTATTCGAAATATTTATTGTGTAACAACAATGGTTTCGTATATTTTTGAATATTCAAGTAATCTTATTTCCATTTAACAACATGTTTGTATAAGAAAGTTTTTGGTAAATCGTGATGAGTTGGTCCAATTCCTGACTGTAATAAATGGTTTCAGAGCTATTCAAGTCAGTTGTTTCAGCAATATGGACTAATTCTTTTTTCAATTGCTTGATTCTGTCTTCTAATTCACTTATCTCTATAGAAGTCATTACAAATTCCCTTCATCATCTATCCTTAACTATTGATAAACAACTATTTTTGTAATCAACATTTATAAGAGAAGAAAAAATTATTTTACGTTTAATAAAACATTCCATTTAAATAGGTATAAATTTTTAGACCCAGCCGCGAAATTCAATTGCTTTAGTCATCCGTTCTAGCCCCACCATATAAGCAGCTAACCTCATATCCACATTCTTTCGGATTGATGTAGTATACACTCTTGAAAATGCCTCCACCAACTTCAGTTCCAACTTCTCATTCACTTCTTGTTCTGACCAATAATAACCTTGATTATTTTGCACCCATTCGAAATAGGAAACAACTACGCCTCCTGCGTTCGCTAACACATCTGGAACAAGCAACACATTGTTCTCCCTCAAAATCTCAGTAGCACGCAATGTTGTCGGTCCATTTGCTGCTTCTACGACAATTTTCGCTTTAATATCATTAGCATTGTGTTCTGTTAGCTGATTTTCAATCGCAGCAGGAATAAGAATATCGCAATCTTGAACTAACAGCTCTCCATTGGTAATTCGATTTTCAAAAAGATTTGTAACACTCCCAAATGAATCTCTATTGTCTAGTAAAAAATTGATATCAAGACCATCAGGATTATACAAAGCGCCCAACGCATCTGATATGCCAACTACTTTTATTCCGACATCATGAAAGAACTTAGCGACATAGCTACCTACATTTCCAAATCCCTGAATAATAACTCGTGCTTCTTTTATAGGTAAACCTATTAATTTTGCTGCTTCTTTGGTTGCGATTACCACTCCTAGC from Peribacillus asahii carries:
- a CDS encoding aminotransferase-like domain-containing protein, giving the protein MPINSFENYPMSWKPSIDKTKKPIYQAIAGQLEQDILNGVLLPGTKLPPQRELADYLDLNLSTISKAFKVCELKGLLSAAVGSGTFVSYDALSNAYLLEDTKPKHLIEMGATLPDNASYEPLLLQLKSMLQETDYEKWFGYGRTGESLWQKDAAIKLIRRGGFETTVDHILFANGGQNAIAATLASLCKPGDRIGVDDHTYPGLKTVAAMLSVQIVPIKSENYEMSPTSFEYACKNENIKGIYLIPDYHNPTASFMSVENRKRIAAIAKKYNQFIIEDGSYHLLNQKQLPAVASFAPEQVIYIASLSKSLAPGLRLAYVAVPSQFKEPISKALYNLNITVSPLLAELTARTIVSNQFEVLIEGHREQTIRRNQIVNRYFADYTCLGVETGIFRWLLLPGEITGAEFETLAAGQGVQVYAAERFVVGNSCPERAVRVSVCAPKTLEELEQGLIILRRLLNNLT
- a CDS encoding NupC/NupG family nucleoside CNT transporter, which translates into the protein MYFLLNVIGVFVVIGLVYLCSPEKRDVKWKAILFLLIAELLMTWFMLSTTIGTWVINQIASFFTWLVDCANQGISFVFPSAMGNEQIDFFFSALMPIIFIVTFFDILTYFGILTWLIDKVGWLISKLSGLPKLESFFSIQMMFLGNTEALAVIRHQLSVLREQRLLTFGIMSMSSISGSIIGAYLSMVPATYVFVAIPLNCLNALLIANMLNPIKVSKEEDIVYVPDKGERKDFFSTISNSMLVGIRMVIVITAMVIGYVALTAAVNGILGVFVHGLTIQKIFSIIFSPFAYLLGLTGDDAMYVAQLMGIKLATNEFVAMLDLKDQIRGLAPHTIAVAVTFLTSFANFSTVGMIYGTFNSILDEQKSHIIGRNVWKMLVSGMAVSLLSAMVVGLFIW
- a CDS encoding IS110 family transposase; protein product: MNPVVGLDVSKGESQVQAFLDKGKPYRKSFKVSHTVEGLNSLVAFLEDVKRGSGKKPSVILEATGHYQTPVVHYLEERGYLLIIINPLISYKARGSSLRKVKTDAIDAYLLCELFYKEELEPYKKRGVQLLNLRNLTRQHENITGVMIQTKLQFQAVLEQVFPEYKGVFGDLYSVVSLLTLSEFPSSEDILKASEEAITDKIFELCKSRSIKWANEKAIQLKAAAARNPFEKTVYQSHILSLGMYINILLQYKEHLSKLETEIDALAKEIEEYTIIKSIPGIGEKIAATIISEVGEIDRFNHPKKLVAFAGVDPSVFESGKFTATKNRITKRRSSRLRHALYMAVRCAIRDCRKKKTTDEIIPRNKKMREFYDKKREEGKPFKVAIIACVNKLLHWIYALLKNKTTFQDIA
- a CDS encoding nitrilase-related carbon-nitrogen hydrolase, whose translation is MSKSRKKIKSSANRTLCRGGENGKLYISLAVIESTGEVIATYRKSFLWGREKEIFTPGDRAYNAIDTSKGKIGVLICADIEFPEPSRILALQGVELIIVPSVWSYGAETRWDIQLPARALDNTVYILGVNTVNEGSCGKSKLVAPNGEVLCEASTTEQSILIHDVDFSIIPDVRKEVPYLDDLDKKLWPNAALFEMKK
- a CDS encoding nitrilase-related carbon-nitrogen hydrolase; translation: MVEEAVKQGAELIVLPELWVSGYYLSKEQFQLLQEVPTGETVSLFQNLAKKLRVVLIVPYVEGEKMESFTFL
- a CDS encoding cation:dicarboxylate symporter family transporter, which encodes MKKVKISLAYQILIGLACGITVGAIFYGNDQVATYLQPIADIFMRAIKMIVVPIVVASIIVGVAGVGDLKKIGKLGFKTILYFEIITTVAIVVGLLFGNIFQPGAGIHMDQLSKTDITQYVETTENVESHSFVDTFVNIVPTNIFNALAQGDMLAIVFFSVIFGTGIAAIGERGKPVLSFFKGVGDAMFWVTNQVMKLAPFGVFALIGITVSKFGLSSLIPLGKLAILVYGSMLFFVLIVFGIIAKIINIKLFSLIRLLKDEIMLAYSTASSETVLPRVMQKLESYGCPKAITSFVIPTGYTFNLDGSTLYQALAALFIAQMYGIEMSITQQITLMLVLMLTSKGIAAVPGTSFVVLLATLGAVGIPIEGLAFIAGIDRILDMARTAVNLIGNSLATVVISKWENQFQPQRIQPIHTANEEKQSMIR
- a CDS encoding MurR/RpiR family transcriptional regulator, coding for MSNVYQNIAGQIGEMSKSHVKVATYILENQTTVPFLTVGKLAKMAGVSDATVVRFATSLGYSGYPEMQQYMQSSVQQQLTTTDRLKMSQKVYNRGNSGVYEVFQDDIANIKSTMEKLDEAEFYKAVECLLQARRVYVIANRSAISLGVFLQYYLQIVLNNVEMLQSLEASSEKLYNLSEEDVVIGISFSRYTKSTVQMFSFAKEKNAKTIAITDNLLSPLIPHADIPLTVSSQMPSFIDSFVAPLSLINALIMFVGKEKQEDIQDRLEVLEDIWSHFDVFQRGKME